ACTTAGAAAGGATGACCGCTTGGTGATGTCATAcactgaaagagaaaagacaacaatgaaatcaaagaaacacaacacataATAGAAGGTGacatggaaataggaaaacaaatacTATTATGCCTCACCTATCACAACTCCATTAGCTGAGCGGTAGTAGCTCTGTGTTATGGTGCGAAACCTCTCCTGGCCAGCTGTGTCCCAAATCTGGAGCTGTTATAGTAAGATAGAAAATAGCAAACTTTATACAAACTATGTACATATATTCACTGCCTAAAACTATGTATGTAAAAAAACGTAAATCATAATTCATGCCTCATACCTTCTATGGTCTATTTTAAGAGAGATTCCAATCCTAAGTAAACTTTTAGGTTTATAAATAATTCTTTCATCATAATGGTAAGtatgttttctttcataataatATCAAGTGTAATTTGAATCTGGTTCTTGTTGAAAACTTGAGTAAAACTAACAGAGCTGCCAAATGTGACCTGTGAACTCATCCAGTAGACAGAAGGCTGAAAGCTTGGCTCTGGGAAATATTTGGGTAGGTTAAATAGCCATGTCTCAATCattcaaacagaaaaaaatacattagtaAGTTTGTGATACTTACCTTTACCTTCTTTCTATCCACAATGAGAGATTTCATAGAGAAGTCAACACCAATTGTATTGCCGTGACGCTCCACGTAATTTCCTGACTTGAAGCGCTGCACAACACAGGTCTTGCCCACACCACAATCCCCAATTACAACAACCTTGAACAGGTAGTCAAACTCATCATCTGCACCACTGCTTGTCACGAATGGCTGAGGGGCCGTCATAATGAGCAGGAGTTAAATCTGGTCGTCTGGAAGTGTCAAGCCTGAAAGATACAGGTTAGTGAGCATACAGCAATGGACTCAGGTCATGAGTTTAGGAAAAAATAGCATATAGAGCTAACCACTTTGTATACAGGAAGCATTTCTGCCAATCCAAAACTTGATGCAATTTAGACAATTAGTAAACTTCCTAGAATGGAAGTAAATTTGGCAATagaaacaatttttttctaatacatttcattaatttcaccAATTATCATCCCACAATCTTTTCCCTAAAAGTAACGATTTCTGAGATATTAAAgcagattaataaaaaaaaatccacaataAAATTCCTGTCCAAAATTTTCCTCCCAATATTGCATTCACTTTTCCTGCAGCTACTGTCATATTTAGGTATTActccagagtttcaccacaatcagctacgtgtttttttaCCAACCTCAAGAGGTAGAGCTCCtcattacgagtaatttgaaccctatatatactaggtgcaaccttttataatggcgacacagatttttaaagatttaagcgtgttttggtgttttggtgatcagccgtgacactagcctcccgcatcaaaccctgccgcacactgatggtgtcatgCGCTCGTAGCGGCTCGGCGGGCTCcgtgacataccattgtctgagcatgtGCTTAATTGTTTACActgattggttctgttctttgaaactgaagcggcggccaatgaaaaaaaaaaagcataattatttccaccaatcacaacGGCCCCTGAGGCTTGCGTATGCATTTCAAATCAGTTTAGAGCAAGATGTCCCAGTGTGAAAGTTGTAATTACGATTATTTCAAGGACATCAGCAGATTTTACGAGAGTTCCTCAAAGGCAGTGCAGTTTTTTCAAGATCACGGCGTTCTGCCTACTGTGGTGAAGTGCCCTACGTGTCAAAGAGACTGTACTTATATGGAAGATCAGCGAATTTGGAGGTGCACAGGAAGTTTCTTACCACCCACGAGGAGAACAGCCACCTGCACCATTTCCTCATTCAAGCTATCTGCCTCTATCCCCTTCAAGGCACACAGCAGCAATAGCCTGTCACTCTCGAGGAAGGCTCGGATTACGAATAAGGTAACTGAATCTTTTattgaggttaggtttagttaggttgggttaggttaggtttagttaggttagattagattaaataaggttcttttctggacgaaactaatttttttgGTAGATTttggcttgtttttaattaatttaccaat
This DNA window, taken from Portunus trituberculatus isolate SZX2019 chromosome 15, ASM1759143v1, whole genome shotgun sequence, encodes the following:
- the LOC123504101 gene encoding ras-related protein Rab-43-like codes for the protein MTAPQPFVTSSGADDEFDYLFKVVVIGDCGVGKTCVVQRFKSGNYVERHGNTIGVDFSMKSLIVDRKKVKLQIWDTAGQERFRTITQSYYRSANGVVIVYDITKRSSFLSVQRWMEEVRRYTHQHVAIILIGNKCDMETLREVEFEEAEALCQTVPGILTVMEVSAKDNTNVDDTFVQLATELKNRHDPQRDLLLTPDLVKLGKTESLRQWPQCSLPCLQ